In a genomic window of Quercus lobata isolate SW786 chromosome 4, ValleyOak3.0 Primary Assembly, whole genome shotgun sequence:
- the LOC115986133 gene encoding disease resistance protein RPP13-like, whose translation MAEIALSGAITVVSKVVPFLYKICSGRDRRNIEEVRKWLNTMIAYLKDTEGREDTAGLKDRVQQVQDIAHETQDAIEEFMNDHHVLVSIKRRVEALLDRVLRGDQPRDVVISVVGDPGSGKSTVIHEVFEMVKNSFECSAWVSIPSSCEDLLEKLFQELELPFDPGKYKKRSLQFHLQQKRYILVFDGIWSEDQWNCINELLPCNKKQGSKIIISTRYRNLASYCTSSHDYIYDLNLNPLTWEEAWELFCTKVFQGDKCPDHLVDWCEKIVIRCEKSPHAIVAVANFLSNKPRIGTEFKNVLDSLECEPGHPVSLSRYKIFSHSYYHLPPNLKSCFLHFCNFPEFHPVKCGTLIHQLIGCGFIEEKEVKTLDQVAYENLVELVQMSMVHVTRRDSEGRIRSC comes from the exons ATGGCAGAAATTGCACTCTCAGGAGCAATAACTGTAGTTTCCAAGGTGGTACCGTTTCTCTACAAAATATGTTCTGGCCGCGACCGTCGTAACATTGAAGAAGTAAGAAAATGGTTGAATACTATGATAGCTTACCTGAAGGACACGGAAGGAAGAGAAGATACAGCAGGTTTGAAGGATCGAGTTCAACAAGTGCAAGATATAGCACATGAGACTCAAGATGCAATTGAAGAGTTCAT GAATGACCATCATGTTCTTGTGAGCATTAAGAGGCGTGTAGAGGCACTTCTTGATCGTGTTTTAAGGGGAGATCAGCCAAGGGATGTAGTAATTTCAGTAGTCGGAGACCCGGGTTCAGGTAAATCCACTGTTATCCATGAAGTCTTTGAAATGGTCAAAAATAGTTTTGAATGCAGTGCTTGGGTTTCTATCCCTTCTTCTTGTGAGGACTTGTTAGAGAAACTTTTTCAGGAACTGGAATTACCTTTTGACCcaggaaaatacaaaaaaaggaGTTTGCAGTTTCATTTACAACAAAAAAGATACATCCTTGTTTTTGATGGTATTTGGTCTGAAGATCAATGGAACTGCATTAACGAGTTacttccttgtaataaaaaacAGGGTAGTAAAATAATCATCTCCACTCGTTATCGCAATTTAGCTTCTTATTGTACAAGCTCTCATGATTATATCTATGATCTCAACCTTAATCCATTAACATGGGAAGAGGCGTGGGAGCTCTTCTGTACGAAGGTCTTCCAAGGTGATAAATGCCCGGATCATTTGGTTGATTGGTGTGAGAAAATTGTGATAAGATGTGAAAAATCGCCACATGCAATTGTTGCAGTTGCCAATTTCTTGTCAAATAAGCCACGTATTGGGACGGAGTTTAAGAATGTACTTGATAGCCTTGAATGTGAACCAGGACATCCTGTCTCTCTTTCCCGCTATAAAATTTTCTCGCATAGTTATTACCATCTACCGCCCAACCTCAAGTCTTGTTTCTTGCACTTTTGCAATTTTCCCGAGTTTCACCCTGTTAAATGTGGAACACTGATCCACCAATTGATAGGTTGCGGGTTCATTGaggaaaaagaagttaaaactCTGGATCAGGTGGCATATGAGAACTTAGTTGAGCTAGTTCAAATGAGCATGGTTCATGTGACCAGGCGAGATTCTGAAGGACGAATAAGGAGTTGTTAA